A stretch of the Deltaproteobacteria bacterium genome encodes the following:
- a CDS encoding tryptophan synthase subunit alpha, which translates to MSRLKPTFARLKAENRKALVIYMTACDPDLETSVAAAKACIDGGADILEVGVPFSDPLADGPVIQRAMIRALEGGATFEKSLELVRQVRAYNADIPIVLFGYSNPFLWPGFEKSCDMAKDAGADGFLVVDLPPEEAGECRDAVHKRDMDWISLIAPSSGDVRAKNIASQATGFLYMISMLGVTGGALKSTAGAEAMIAAAKSVSDLPCCLGFGVRDATSAAAAARIADGVVVGSAVVKELEAGMASGDGPKRVLELVRKLRAGVDSVQA; encoded by the coding sequence ATGAGTAGGTTAAAACCAACATTTGCTCGCTTAAAGGCAGAGAATCGCAAGGCGCTGGTTATTTATATGACTGCTTGTGACCCCGACTTGGAAACTTCTGTAGCAGCAGCGAAGGCCTGTATTGATGGCGGAGCCGATATTCTAGAGGTGGGTGTACCATTTTCAGATCCATTGGCCGACGGCCCAGTGATTCAACGGGCAATGATTCGTGCGCTTGAAGGCGGTGCAACTTTCGAGAAGTCATTGGAGTTGGTTCGCCAAGTTCGTGCTTACAATGCCGATATTCCGATTGTTTTGTTTGGCTACAGCAACCCCTTTTTATGGCCGGGGTTTGAGAAGTCGTGCGACATGGCTAAAGACGCTGGGGCGGATGGCTTTTTGGTTGTGGACTTGCCACCGGAAGAAGCTGGCGAGTGCCGTGACGCGGTACATAAGCGCGACATGGATTGGATAAGTCTAATTGCTCCAAGTTCGGGAGACGTCCGGGCCAAGAATATTGCATCTCAGGCGACCGGTTTTCTCTATATGATTTCGATGCTGGGTGTAACCGGCGGTGCGCTGAAGAGTACTGCTGGGGCAGAGGCAATGATTGCCGCAGCAAAATCAGTGAGCGACTTACCGTGCTGCTTGGGCTTTGGGGTACGTGACGCCACCAGTGCTGCTGCGGCTGCTCGAATTGCTGATGGGGTGGTCGTTGGTTCAGCTGTTGTGAAGGAGTTAGAAGCGGGTATGGCTTCTGGCGATGGTCCCAAGAGGGTTCTTGAGCTGGTTCGTAAATTGCGAGCCGGTGTCGACTCCGTTCAAGCGTAA
- a CDS encoding indole-3-glycerol-phosphate synthase, whose product MGVLEEIIERKRQDLALARQRMPDALMVELAKTGSPIKGFSDALKAAQGPGIIAEIKRASPSKGVLRPGDKPGDWDPLALARAYASAGAAALSVLTDIHSFWGDPGLVEACKQATGLPVIRKDFIIDPWQVDESRHLGADALLLMVRCHSRETLSACYARTRELGMDALVEVHEPEELEMALELEGAVIGVNHRNLSTLVLDPSRALDLRSEIPSDRVAVAESGISTPERLGELWNGGFRSFLIGGHIAASDNPEAELLRLMAGADEA is encoded by the coding sequence GTGGGTGTCTTGGAGGAAATTATTGAACGAAAACGCCAGGATTTGGCGTTGGCGCGGCAACGGATGCCCGATGCCTTAATGGTTGAACTGGCCAAGACGGGAAGCCCCATTAAAGGATTCTCAGATGCGCTGAAGGCGGCCCAAGGTCCTGGAATTATTGCTGAAATCAAAAGGGCGTCGCCGTCAAAAGGCGTGCTGAGGCCCGGGGATAAGCCCGGCGACTGGGACCCTCTTGCTTTGGCCCGGGCGTACGCCTCAGCTGGCGCGGCGGCTCTCTCGGTATTAACCGACATTCACTCGTTTTGGGGGGATCCGGGATTGGTTGAGGCCTGCAAACAAGCAACCGGACTGCCCGTGATCAGAAAAGATTTCATTATTGATCCTTGGCAAGTGGATGAAAGTCGCCATTTGGGCGCCGACGCTCTTCTTTTAATGGTTCGCTGCCATTCCCGGGAAACTCTAAGTGCCTGTTATGCAAGAACCCGTGAGCTTGGGATGGACGCTTTGGTTGAAGTCCACGAGCCCGAGGAACTTGAGATGGCATTGGAACTCGAGGGTGCAGTGATTGGCGTGAACCATCGCAATCTATCGACACTGGTGCTGGACCCGAGCCGTGCGCTCGATTTACGCAGTGAGATCCCTTCGGATCGCGTAGCGGTCGCTGAAAGTGGTATTTCCACTCCCGAACGATTAGGTGAGTTATGGAACGGCGGATTCCGCTCGTTTCTGATTGGGGGGCATATTGCTGCCTCCGATAACCCAGAAGCAGAGCTTTTGCGATTGATGGCCGGTGCGGATGAAGCTTAG
- the trpB gene encoding tryptophan synthase subunit beta, with the protein MFEVVADRPDENGRYGEFGGRFVPEILMPAILQLEEAYTEARSDPEFAKQYMDLLNKLVGRPSLLTYASRLSEEYGAKIYLKREDLNHTGAHKINQTLGQALLCERMGKKRIIAETGAGQHGVATATACAIFGLECIVYMGSEDIRRQALNVERMRMLGAKVVSVETGTCTLKDAMNEAMRDWVSNVDTTHYLVGSAAGPHPYPMMVRDLQAIIGEEARQQMIDQHGSLPDFVTACVGGGSNAIGLFHSFVKDEAVKLVGAEAAGHGLDTVDHSASLTKGQLGILHGSRTLVLQANEGQVAPPHSVAAGLDYPAVGPEHCWLQKTGRASYVGIDDDEAVAALKILARTEGIICALETAHAVACAINLAKENPGSSILVGISGRGDKDMMELRRFLSEKEDQADE; encoded by the coding sequence ATGTTTGAAGTAGTAGCAGATAGACCTGATGAAAATGGCCGTTACGGCGAGTTTGGTGGACGGTTTGTTCCGGAAATCCTGATGCCCGCAATTTTACAGCTGGAAGAGGCTTACACTGAGGCGAGGTCTGATCCGGAATTCGCAAAACAGTACATGGACCTCTTGAATAAATTAGTGGGCCGTCCGAGTCTTCTCACTTACGCAAGCCGTTTGTCTGAAGAGTATGGCGCCAAAATTTATTTGAAGCGAGAGGACCTCAACCACACGGGTGCTCATAAGATTAATCAAACACTTGGCCAGGCGCTCCTATGTGAGCGGATGGGTAAGAAACGGATTATTGCCGAGACAGGTGCGGGGCAGCATGGCGTTGCAACGGCCACAGCTTGTGCAATCTTTGGTTTAGAGTGCATCGTTTATATGGGCTCGGAAGATATCCGGCGCCAAGCTTTGAACGTAGAGCGAATGCGTATGTTGGGCGCCAAGGTTGTGTCTGTCGAAACGGGAACTTGCACCCTTAAGGATGCAATGAACGAAGCCATGCGCGATTGGGTGTCCAATGTTGATACGACCCATTATTTGGTTGGTTCAGCGGCGGGACCACACCCTTATCCAATGATGGTTCGTGATCTGCAAGCAATCATAGGCGAGGAAGCACGTCAGCAAATGATTGACCAGCATGGCTCCTTGCCTGATTTTGTAACGGCGTGCGTCGGCGGCGGTTCAAACGCTATCGGTTTGTTTCATAGTTTCGTTAAGGACGAAGCAGTGAAGCTTGTTGGTGCAGAAGCGGCGGGTCATGGACTCGATACTGTCGACCATTCAGCTTCTCTCACAAAGGGACAGCTTGGAATTCTGCACGGGTCAAGAACACTGGTGCTGCAGGCCAATGAAGGTCAGGTTGCGCCGCCGCATTCAGTGGCAGCCGGGTTAGATTATCCTGCAGTTGGACCTGAGCACTGCTGGCTTCAAAAGACGGGTCGAGCCTCTTACGTTGGTATTGACGATGATGAGGCTGTGGCCGCTCTAAAAATCTTGGCCCGAACAGAAGGTATCATCTGTGCGTTGGAGACGGCTCATGCAGTTGCATGTGCTATTAACCTAGCGAAGGAAAACCCGGGTTCATCCATTTTGGTCGGTATCTCGGGGCGCGGTGATAAGGATATGATGGAACTTCGACGTTTCCTAAGTGAGAAAGAGGACCAAGCCGATGAGTAG
- a CDS encoding phosphoribosylanthranilate isomerase, with translation MKLRKPWIKVCGITCEEDLEVLIKAGATAVGINLWAKSPRSVTAQRALSLTKLAANRIETVWVTVDMPLAELKALVEQGNPNWVQLHGEQPASYIEALGPRAFYAVGIQNEDHVQTALQASGPFILVDARDEVQKGGTGKLAPLALAQRVSDAREMVLAGGLNPDNVGTRIASVRPAGVDTASGVESSPGRKDPVKVRLFCEQARLAFAQL, from the coding sequence ATGAAGCTTAGGAAGCCATGGATAAAGGTCTGCGGGATTACCTGCGAAGAAGACCTCGAGGTATTGATCAAAGCGGGAGCAACTGCCGTTGGAATCAATCTATGGGCGAAGAGTCCTCGCAGTGTCACGGCCCAAAGGGCGCTGTCTTTGACCAAGTTAGCTGCGAATAGAATAGAAACGGTCTGGGTTACGGTGGATATGCCGTTGGCTGAACTCAAGGCCTTGGTTGAACAAGGCAATCCAAATTGGGTTCAACTCCATGGTGAACAACCTGCTTCCTACATCGAGGCCCTGGGTCCCCGAGCGTTTTATGCGGTGGGGATTCAAAACGAAGACCATGTTCAAACGGCGTTGCAGGCATCCGGCCCATTTATCTTGGTCGATGCAAGGGACGAAGTTCAAAAGGGTGGTACGGGCAAGTTGGCTCCGCTGGCACTTGCGCAACGCGTGAGTGATGCCCGGGAAATGGTCCTTGCAGGTGGCCTGAATCCCGATAATGTGGGTACTCGGATTGCATCAGTGAGGCCGGCGGGCGTAGATACAGCTTCCGGGGTAGAGTCGTCCCCAGGGCGTAAGGACCCGGTCAAAGTTCGATTATTTTGTGAGCAGGCGCGGCTAGCGTTTGCCCAACTATGA